A portion of the Sulfurospirillum diekertiae genome contains these proteins:
- a CDS encoding translation initiation factor, which yields MKPLERHMADKKLLFTLGSALDKEDGWHFEEEKTSSKSTETKLPSKHFLVLKMEKRQGKPVSMVGPFFLEKEDLIKLCSLLKKKLGSGGTCKEEWMEFQGECREKLKSFLVNEGFRFKG from the coding sequence ATGAAGCCTTTAGAGAGACATATGGCAGATAAAAAGTTACTTTTTACGCTTGGCTCTGCACTTGATAAAGAGGATGGGTGGCATTTTGAGGAAGAGAAAACTTCCTCAAAGTCAACAGAAACCAAACTACCTTCTAAACATTTTTTAGTGTTAAAGATGGAAAAGCGTCAAGGTAAACCTGTTTCAATGGTTGGCCCTTTTTTTCTTGAAAAAGAAGATTTGATCAAACTCTGCTCTTTGCTTAAAAAAAAGCTGGGAAGTGGCGGTACATGTAAAGAAGAATGGATGGAATTTCAAGGCGAATGTCGTGAAAAACTCAAAAGCTTTTTAGTGAATGAAGGATTTCGATTTAAGGGATAA
- a CDS encoding potassium channel protein: MGYITTLFVRFAYFLDASIRYHHAKEFCRTLLESQHSKLKFYFDIFMVLLVVFSVLFLLYEVKHPDGLPYLDAFVQFSLIVFVIEYLLRFWIYSDSHKLFLEAYDHATNNDIPFSLRRTIFIIIKKKLDYIFSPLAIIDLLAILPSYRPLRFLRIFSSFRIFKLFRYARSMKTFTEIITGKKFELFTLAIFASFVIFTGSSAIYIFETHQNPKINTLFDAIYWAIVTMGTVGYGDIVPVTTEGMVVSMLLIIFGVAIIAFLTSIIVSSFQSKLIELKESRTFADVDKLENYIVICGYGRVGEVVAKMLHEDGYNLVVIDNDPTKIKLAQQRGLIGIVADASKSKILGALGVGKRASQIICATNSDELNVFITLTARSLSKQIIIIARVIKNNHKKKYFLAGANYAFGADETIGLMGAQYIDQPISYAALEEMLTENTGVIFDIITIHEHSCFINKTIEELSLHEKRLLLFGILRKDESIPFHFNPSNDFILKDHDMLIIMGRKHHINILRKLNDKRSVS; encoded by the coding sequence ATGGGCTATATTACGACCCTATTTGTTCGATTTGCCTATTTTTTAGATGCATCTATACGCTATCATCATGCAAAAGAATTTTGCAGGACACTTTTAGAGTCACAACACTCTAAACTCAAATTTTACTTTGATATTTTCATGGTTTTATTGGTTGTTTTCAGTGTTCTTTTCCTTCTCTATGAGGTAAAACATCCTGATGGACTTCCCTACTTAGATGCTTTTGTGCAATTTTCTTTAATTGTTTTTGTCATTGAATATCTTCTACGCTTTTGGATCTATTCAGATAGTCATAAACTCTTTTTAGAGGCATATGACCATGCAACAAACAATGACATCCCTTTCTCTCTAAGACGTACAATTTTTATCATTATCAAGAAAAAACTAGACTATATTTTTTCGCCTCTTGCCATTATTGATCTTTTAGCAATTTTACCAAGCTATCGTCCCCTTCGTTTTTTAAGAATTTTTTCTTCTTTTAGAATTTTTAAGCTCTTTCGTTATGCAAGGAGTATGAAAACATTTACGGAGATCATCACTGGAAAAAAGTTTGAACTCTTTACCCTAGCGATCTTCGCAAGCTTTGTTATTTTTACAGGCAGTTCTGCCATTTACATTTTTGAAACACACCAAAACCCAAAAATCAACACCCTTTTTGATGCCATCTATTGGGCAATCGTGACGATGGGTACGGTTGGGTATGGGGATATTGTTCCTGTCACGACAGAAGGTATGGTTGTTTCCATGCTTCTTATTATCTTTGGTGTTGCGATTATTGCATTTTTGACTTCTATTATCGTTTCATCATTTCAAAGCAAACTTATTGAACTTAAAGAGAGTCGCACATTTGCTGATGTCGATAAATTGGAAAATTACATTGTTATCTGCGGATATGGCCGTGTTGGAGAAGTGGTTGCCAAAATGCTCCACGAAGATGGCTACAATCTAGTAGTTATCGATAATGATCCAACCAAAATTAAATTAGCACAACAAAGAGGGCTTATTGGCATTGTTGCAGATGCCTCTAAAAGTAAAATACTCGGTGCTCTTGGCGTTGGTAAGCGAGCCTCACAAATCATTTGTGCAACGAACAGTGATGAGCTCAATGTCTTCATCACCTTAACTGCTCGAAGCCTTAGCAAACAGATTATTATCATTGCACGTGTCATCAAAAATAATCATAAGAAAAAATACTTTTTAGCTGGTGCCAATTATGCCTTTGGTGCTGACGAAACCATAGGGTTGATGGGAGCGCAATATATTGATCAACCGATCTCTTATGCGGCACTTGAAGAGATGCTCACAGAGAATACTGGCGTTATTTTTGATATCATCACCATTCATGAACATTCTTGCTTTATCAATAAAACGATTGAGGAACTCTCTCTTCATGAAAAAAGGCTACTTCTTTTTGGTATTTTACGAAAAGATGAGAGCATCCCTTTTCACTTTAATCCATCAAACGATTTTATACTTAAAGACCATGATATGCTCATTATCATGGGAAGGAAGCATCATATCAATATTCTACGCAAACTCAATGATAAAAGGAGTGTTTCATGA
- the hyfE gene encoding hydrogenase 4 membrane subunit, producing MINFIDVITVLMMGTSLMVFGLRKYKLSIYAYALQTLLLVIVFLLLHFKYGAHELLLWAFTAFLMKVVFVPLFLLKLVNKLSIINEDEPVGGFFISPVIALSFSLAVSMMFYKVFVHFSIFKDALPLFAASFIFMIGIFGFILRNSFLKQILAYCLFENGIHLSLALMAYNSHELVEIGILTDTIFAVVIMSILAKRFYASYDSLDTSKAVNLRG from the coding sequence ATGATAAATTTTATTGATGTCATCACCGTTTTGATGATGGGAACAAGTTTAATGGTATTTGGTCTGCGAAAATACAAACTTAGTATTTATGCGTATGCATTGCAAACATTGCTTTTAGTGATTGTATTTTTGCTTTTACACTTCAAATATGGCGCTCATGAGTTACTCCTTTGGGCATTTACAGCCTTTTTGATGAAAGTCGTTTTTGTACCACTTTTTTTACTTAAGCTTGTGAATAAGCTTAGTATTATCAATGAAGATGAACCCGTAGGTGGCTTTTTTATATCGCCTGTTATAGCGCTTAGCTTTTCACTTGCTGTTTCAATGATGTTTTACAAAGTTTTTGTTCATTTTTCAATTTTCAAAGATGCATTGCCACTCTTTGCCGCTTCATTTATCTTTATGATAGGTATTTTTGGCTTTATTTTGAGAAACTCATTTTTAAAACAGATTCTCGCATACTGCCTTTTTGAAAATGGTATCCATCTAAGCCTAGCGCTTATGGCATATAACTCACATGAGCTTGTCGAGATTGGTATCTTAACTGATACTATTTTTGCTGTTGTGATTATGAGTATTTTGGCGAAACGATTTTACGCCTCATATGATAGTCTCGACACATCTAAAGCTGTAAATTTAAGGGGATAA
- a CDS encoding proton-conducting transporter transmembrane domain-containing protein, whose translation MQTIYTLFFLTSLLSILLYKKPLLAQKVGFGLASVISLYAAIFFFSSLNETLIWKLPGNFISMPIFRLDSLGMLFSFLISLIAFAVSLFSFDYVKFYEKKANLAVFASLFNAFILSMLLVVASDGVFSFMLLWELMTLISALLILINDGKGASKNVMIYLGIAQIGAFCLMVALIIMASFAGSFEFSKFDELNIGFGMSLTLFILLLIGFGSKAGMFPFHVWLPLAYCQSPSNASALMSGVMIKVALFAFIKFSLLLPQFVQFGYILLLFGALSCVFGVLYAAISNDYKASIAYSSCENVGIIFLGLGGAFYGLGAHIPSIALLGFIAALFHILNHAVFKSLLFMLSGNIYTATLTRDMDALGGLHKKMPITSIIFFVAALAICALPPLNGFASEWITYKTMLLGGMEQGVMARFLFVIAIIALGVGGALAVMAFAKVYGAVFLGLPRDAKSFEGAKEVSSVMLLPLCLLASFCVGLGVFMSDVINILSKIVLTFIPVVGFNQNELISMPTVVLVMLLCAIVPFVLLYLLKSNNTITRITDPWACGFIYNKNMQIGSNSFTGDIRKALSFILRYESEMKMDGYFSKVVYTKKVHDFFWDKLYEPVIRLIMLIAEKIGIFQNGRTNFYAGYILVYLCLVLIFASYYL comes from the coding sequence ATGCAAACCATATACACGCTCTTTTTTTTAACATCCCTTCTTTCCATTTTACTCTATAAAAAACCACTTCTTGCCCAAAAAGTAGGCTTTGGTTTGGCAAGTGTCATTTCGCTTTATGCAGCGATATTTTTCTTTTCCAGTCTCAATGAGACATTGATCTGGAAATTACCGGGGAATTTTATTAGTATGCCTATTTTTAGGCTTGACTCCTTAGGCATGCTCTTCAGCTTTTTGATTAGTTTAATTGCATTTGCCGTTTCACTTTTTAGCTTTGACTATGTGAAATTCTATGAGAAAAAGGCAAATTTAGCTGTTTTTGCTTCACTCTTTAATGCTTTTATTCTCTCAATGCTTCTTGTTGTTGCAAGCGATGGCGTTTTCTCTTTTATGCTTTTATGGGAACTCATGACACTCATCTCGGCACTTTTAATTTTAATTAACGATGGAAAGGGCGCTTCTAAAAATGTGATGATTTATTTGGGAATTGCCCAAATTGGAGCATTCTGTTTAATGGTTGCCCTTATCATTATGGCAAGTTTTGCAGGTAGTTTTGAATTTAGTAAATTTGATGAACTCAATATTGGTTTTGGTATGAGTCTTACCCTCTTTATCTTACTACTTATTGGTTTTGGTTCTAAAGCAGGTATGTTTCCTTTCCATGTCTGGTTACCGCTAGCATACTGCCAATCTCCCTCTAATGCCTCTGCATTGATGAGTGGCGTCATGATCAAAGTAGCACTTTTTGCCTTTATCAAATTTTCACTTCTTCTTCCACAGTTTGTTCAATTTGGCTATATTTTACTACTCTTTGGCGCACTTAGCTGTGTCTTTGGTGTACTGTATGCTGCAATTTCCAATGACTATAAAGCATCCATCGCTTACAGCTCTTGCGAAAATGTAGGTATCATTTTTTTAGGGCTTGGAGGGGCTTTTTATGGCCTTGGAGCACATATACCTTCTATTGCCTTACTTGGTTTTATTGCAGCGCTCTTCCATATCTTAAATCACGCAGTTTTTAAATCGTTGCTCTTTATGTTAAGTGGTAATATTTATACGGCCACCCTTACAAGAGACATGGATGCGCTTGGTGGACTTCACAAAAAGATGCCTATCACTTCGATTATCTTTTTCGTAGCAGCACTTGCTATTTGTGCACTTCCTCCACTTAATGGCTTTGCCAGCGAATGGATTACCTACAAAACGATGCTTTTGGGAGGTATGGAACAAGGTGTTATGGCACGATTTCTATTTGTTATTGCCATCATTGCACTCGGTGTTGGTGGCGCACTTGCCGTCATGGCATTTGCTAAAGTGTACGGAGCTGTCTTTTTAGGACTCCCTCGCGATGCCAAAAGCTTTGAAGGTGCCAAAGAAGTTTCCAGTGTTATGCTTCTACCACTTTGCCTCTTAGCAAGTTTTTGTGTGGGACTTGGTGTCTTTATGAGTGATGTGATTAATATTTTATCTAAGATAGTTCTAACCTTTATACCTGTTGTAGGCTTCAATCAAAATGAATTGATCTCAATGCCTACTGTTGTCCTTGTGATGTTACTCTGCGCTATTGTCCCATTTGTTTTACTCTATCTTTTGAAATCAAACAATACGATAACCCGGATTACAGATCCTTGGGCGTGTGGCTTCATCTACAACAAAAATATGCAAATTGGGTCAAACTCCTTTACCGGTGATATTCGCAAAGCGCTTAGTTTTATTTTGAGATACGAGAGTGAAATGAAGATGGATGGGTATTTTTCAAAAGTCGTTTATACAAAAAAAGTACACGATTTCTTTTGGGACAAACTCTATGAGCCAGTCATTCGCTTGATTATGTTAATTGCCGAAAAAATAGGCATTTTTCAAAATGGTCGAACGAATTTTTATGCGGGATATATCTTGGTTTATCTCTGTTTAGTGTTGATTTTTGCATCTTACTATCTGTGA
- a CDS encoding AEC family transporter, whose product MNYVLNALLPICLIIFIGYAFKHAKFPSTDFWPKMDKFTYYVLMPCLLVYELAVAKIDLTYTVNLVLASLLGIFIILIILILLNLILHFENRAFTSIVQGGIRFNTYVFLALVNAVYGGEGLVLAAIVIAFAIPFLNILCISVFAIYTRDGKFSLSSFFKTIVKNPLIGACVIGGAINAFGIPLPVFILKSIAIVSHAALPMGLLSVGVGLELKYLKHAKKELVVSSVAKLVIFPMIAYGLAQLMGLVGMSLCITVIFASMPTATSAHILARELGGDVSLMASITTLETLACVGTLFLIVPLL is encoded by the coding sequence ATGAACTATGTATTGAATGCACTCCTCCCCATTTGTTTAATTATTTTTATTGGGTATGCATTTAAGCATGCAAAATTTCCATCAACGGATTTCTGGCCTAAGATGGATAAATTTACCTATTATGTTCTCATGCCTTGCTTGTTGGTGTACGAGTTGGCCGTTGCTAAAATTGATTTAACCTATACTGTCAATCTTGTCTTAGCTTCCCTCTTGGGAATTTTTATTATTTTAATCATTTTAATTTTACTGAATTTAATTTTGCATTTTGAAAATAGGGCATTTACGTCCATTGTTCAAGGGGGTATTCGCTTTAATACCTATGTTTTTTTGGCGTTAGTCAATGCTGTCTATGGTGGAGAAGGATTGGTTTTAGCCGCAATTGTAATTGCCTTTGCCATTCCATTTCTTAATATTTTATGTATCTCTGTTTTTGCAATTTATACGCGTGATGGCAAATTTTCTCTAAGCTCATTTTTTAAAACAATCGTTAAAAATCCTTTAATTGGCGCTTGTGTTATTGGTGGTGCCATCAATGCTTTTGGTATTCCGCTGCCTGTTTTTATTTTAAAAAGTATTGCTATTGTCAGTCATGCAGCCTTACCTATGGGATTATTGTCTGTTGGTGTAGGACTAGAGCTTAAATATTTAAAACATGCTAAAAAAGAGTTAGTGGTTTCAAGTGTTGCCAAATTGGTCATTTTCCCTATGATCGCCTATGGGTTAGCCCAATTAATGGGACTGGTAGGAATGAGTTTATGTATCACTGTTATCTTCGCTTCGATGCCAACAGCGACTTCAGCACATATATTAGCGCGGGAACTTGGAGGAGATGTCTCTTTGATGGCATCTATCACTACGCTTGAAACATTAGCGTGTGTTGGAACACTCTTTTTAATCGTTCCTCTCTTATAG
- a CDS encoding ABC-F family ATP-binding cassette domain-containing protein: protein MVEVNNLTMRFAHQLLFENINLKLDKGKRYGLIGANGAGKTTFLKILSRQIEATSGNISIENGLRVGVLNQNQYAFEEFTLKDAVMYGNKRLFDAIKEKEHLYATGDFADDKVNDRLAELEIICAEEDPTYEVEVNIEKILGSLGFPVDAQETLMSELTGGDKFKILLAQVLYPKPDVLFLDEPTNNLDLEAISWLEEQLLRHEGTMVVISHDRHFLNSVVTNILDVDFKKIREFTGNYDEWYMAANLIAKQQEVDRDKKLKEKEELEAFVRRFSANASKAKQATSRQKRLEKLDIADIQTSSRRDPSIVFRMGRDIGNEVLEVEGIEKSYGDQKVIHSMSFKVEKGEKIALIGHNGVGKTTLCNIIMEQLESDAGTIKWGATIIPSYFPQNTTDIITGDFQLFEWLQQYDEKKDLDEIRKCLGRMLFSGEEQKKSVSQLSGGEKHRMMLSKMMLQKGNFLVLDEPDNHLDLEAIIALGEGLFKFPGNVICVTHDRELIDAFATRIIELHPDGTVIDFKGDYEAFRETYGR from the coding sequence ATGGTAGAAGTGAACAATTTAACGATGCGTTTTGCGCATCAGCTTTTATTTGAAAATATCAATTTAAAACTTGACAAAGGCAAACGCTACGGTCTTATCGGTGCCAATGGCGCTGGAAAAACAACCTTTTTAAAAATTTTGTCAAGACAAATCGAAGCAACCAGTGGCAATATTTCAATTGAAAATGGCCTAAGAGTCGGTGTTTTAAATCAAAATCAATATGCGTTTGAAGAGTTTACCCTTAAAGATGCGGTTATGTATGGCAACAAGCGTTTGTTTGATGCGATTAAAGAAAAAGAGCACTTGTACGCTACTGGTGATTTTGCAGACGATAAAGTAAATGACCGTTTAGCTGAGCTTGAGATTATCTGTGCAGAAGAAGACCCAACTTATGAAGTAGAAGTGAATATTGAGAAGATTTTAGGCTCTCTTGGTTTTCCAGTTGATGCGCAAGAGACATTAATGAGTGAACTTACCGGTGGTGATAAATTTAAGATTTTGCTTGCACAAGTGCTTTATCCAAAACCCGATGTTCTCTTCTTGGATGAGCCTACCAACAATCTAGACCTTGAAGCGATTTCGTGGTTAGAAGAGCAATTGCTACGCCATGAGGGTACGATGGTGGTTATCTCACATGATAGACACTTCCTTAACTCTGTTGTAACGAATATTTTAGATGTTGATTTTAAAAAAATCCGCGAATTTACGGGTAATTATGATGAATGGTATATGGCAGCAAACTTAATTGCCAAGCAACAAGAAGTGGATAGAGATAAAAAGCTGAAAGAGAAAGAGGAACTTGAGGCGTTTGTTAGACGCTTTTCAGCCAATGCTTCCAAAGCAAAACAAGCTACTTCTCGCCAAAAAAGACTTGAAAAACTTGATATTGCTGACATTCAAACCTCTTCACGCCGTGACCCAAGTATTGTTTTTCGCATGGGGCGTGATATCGGCAACGAAGTCCTTGAAGTCGAAGGTATTGAAAAAAGCTATGGCGATCAGAAGGTCATTCATAGCATGAGCTTCAAAGTTGAGAAAGGCGAAAAAATAGCATTGATTGGACACAATGGTGTGGGTAAAACAACGCTTTGTAACATCATTATGGAACAATTAGAATCAGATGCTGGCACAATTAAATGGGGTGCAACGATTATCCCAAGTTACTTCCCTCAAAATACAACTGATATCATTACGGGTGATTTTCAACTTTTTGAGTGGCTACAACAGTATGATGAGAAGAAAGATCTCGATGAGATTAGAAAATGCCTAGGACGTATGCTTTTCTCTGGTGAAGAGCAAAAGAAAAGTGTTTCTCAGCTGAGTGGTGGTGAAAAACATCGCATGATGCTCTCTAAAATGATGCTTCAAAAGGGCAATTTCTTAGTCCTTGATGAACCCGATAATCACCTTGATCTTGAGGCTATTATTGCGTTAGGAGAAGGGCTTTTTAAATTCCCAGGAAATGTTATCTGTGTGACGCACGATAGAGAGCTCATTGATGCATTTGCAACACGTATTATTGAACTGCATCCAGATGGCACTGTGATTGATTTTAAAGGTGATTATGAAGCCTTTAGAGAGACATATGGCAGATAA
- a CDS encoding respiratory chain complex I subunit 1 family protein, translated as MAAILVAPLFDGMARKLRAKFQSRIGPSIFQTYRDLLKLIKRGRTKSHSASFIYQIAPYLMFATTAAMFCALPITYGSDAVFAQFSDIFVLIYLGALYRFMFIIAGFDTANPFAGVGSSREATIGFYSEAVSIICLIVVMLGAGSSNLPHIASIVSLSEGNYGYLVPSYAIASTAFLWVMYVETGRKPYDLAEAEQELQEGVLGEYCGKDLAIIDVALMLKQFSMLGFFLMLFEPWSFENPLLSLLLFLAEIGVLYVLAVFIDNFGPRFTMNKGMKRTMLFPLSIACIALMLYIIGV; from the coding sequence ATAGCAGCTATACTGGTCGCCCCACTCTTTGATGGCATGGCTAGAAAGCTAAGGGCTAAATTTCAATCTAGGATAGGACCGAGCATTTTTCAAACCTATCGTGATCTTTTGAAACTTATCAAGCGTGGACGAACAAAGTCACACAGTGCAAGTTTTATCTATCAAATTGCACCTTATCTGATGTTTGCAACAACAGCAGCAATGTTTTGCGCTTTACCAATTACATATGGAAGTGACGCTGTTTTTGCTCAGTTTTCGGATATTTTTGTTCTTATCTATCTAGGAGCACTGTATCGATTTATGTTTATTATTGCTGGCTTTGATACCGCAAACCCTTTTGCGGGTGTGGGTTCAAGCAGAGAGGCAACCATTGGATTTTATAGCGAAGCCGTATCGATTATCTGCCTTATTGTCGTAATGTTAGGTGCGGGTAGTTCAAATTTACCGCATATTGCTTCTATCGTAAGCCTCAGTGAGGGCAACTACGGTTATCTTGTTCCGTCCTATGCCATCGCTTCAACCGCTTTTCTTTGGGTTATGTATGTTGAAACAGGCAGAAAACCTTATGACTTAGCTGAGGCCGAACAAGAGCTTCAAGAGGGTGTTTTGGGTGAATACTGTGGTAAAGATCTTGCTATTATTGATGTAGCTTTAATGTTGAAGCAATTTTCAATGTTAGGATTTTTCCTAATGCTTTTTGAGCCTTGGAGTTTTGAGAATCCTCTATTGTCTTTACTACTTTTCCTCGCTGAAATTGGGGTGCTTTATGTTTTGGCTGTTTTTATCGACAACTTTGGACCACGATTTACAATGAACAAAGGGATGAAACGAACCATGCTTTTTCCATTGAGTATTGCTTGTATAGCACTAATGCTTTATATTATTGGGGTATGA
- a CDS encoding 4Fe-4S dicluster domain-containing protein — translation MSKVHKFVITNSDLCIACNACMKTCVKNAYARGKLSKKRLDVLSLESGKMPNQCRQCDDAPCANVCPTGALRIANSCVELCEEICIGCKLCTIACPYGAINIDAEFPPSIIEEVERHLEAGCISGLKSIAIKCDMCDGIESGPACVSACPTGALVMVDPVLGECKFGKKVKGDMTPFLKAIVPDVTFTNIPAPEIKKPKEPKPAPAETLETNKEEA, via the coding sequence ATGTCTAAAGTTCATAAATTCGTTATTACAAACTCTGACCTCTGCATTGCCTGTAACGCCTGCATGAAAACATGCGTTAAAAATGCCTATGCACGTGGGAAACTCTCCAAGAAAAGACTTGATGTTCTCTCGTTAGAGAGCGGTAAAATGCCCAACCAATGTCGCCAATGCGATGATGCCCCATGTGCTAATGTTTGTCCAACGGGTGCCCTTCGTATTGCTAATTCATGTGTTGAGCTTTGTGAGGAAATCTGTATTGGCTGTAAACTCTGCACGATTGCCTGCCCCTATGGAGCAATCAACATTGACGCAGAATTTCCTCCTTCTATTATAGAGGAAGTGGAGCGACACTTGGAAGCTGGTTGTATCAGTGGGCTTAAAAGCATTGCTATCAAATGCGATATGTGTGATGGCATAGAAAGTGGCCCTGCCTGTGTCAGTGCCTGTCCAACAGGGGCATTAGTCATGGTAGATCCAGTATTGGGTGAGTGTAAATTTGGCAAAAAAGTCAAAGGTGATATGACGCCTTTTCTAAAAGCCATCGTGCCTGATGTTACATTTACAAATATTCCGGCTCCTGAAATTAAGAAACCCAAAGAACCCAAACCCGCTCCCGCTGAAACTTTAGAAACCAACAAAGAGGAAGCATAA
- a CDS encoding potassium channel family protein, whose protein sequence is MNDSKILLFGFTRSAIEIGTRLKAQGYTFTYIDNDPTLLPRAKKLGCNLLILDYSDDETLVTLGIGEDVKFVFTLFEEDVQNVFLTLSIRSLDPKVEIIATTHTKDAIHKLEIAGASTVLDPYQMCGKRIYKLITQPEVMQVLDETIFGTEDINMEQITITAHSTLNGTMLKECYPTQSYNMLLVGIHDKELKKEFIFITEGHDHKLDSGDILVVIGQSAEIERFKMDYQL, encoded by the coding sequence ATGAATGATAGTAAAATTCTCCTTTTCGGCTTTACGCGTTCCGCTATCGAAATAGGCACAAGACTCAAGGCCCAAGGTTATACTTTTACCTATATTGATAATGATCCAACGTTGTTGCCAAGGGCAAAAAAACTTGGATGCAATCTTCTAATACTCGACTACAGCGATGATGAAACACTTGTGACTCTGGGGATTGGGGAAGATGTCAAATTTGTCTTTACCCTTTTTGAAGAAGATGTTCAAAATGTTTTTTTAACACTTTCAATTCGCTCACTTGATCCAAAAGTTGAAATTATTGCAACAACTCACACGAAAGATGCCATTCATAAACTTGAAATTGCAGGAGCGAGTACCGTTTTAGACCCCTATCAAATGTGCGGTAAAAGAATCTATAAGCTCATTACCCAACCTGAAGTTATGCAGGTGCTTGATGAAACAATTTTTGGAACAGAAGACATTAATATGGAGCAGATTACTATTACGGCTCACTCTACTTTAAATGGTACCATGCTTAAAGAGTGTTATCCGACACAGAGTTACAACATGCTTTTAGTGGGAATTCATGATAAAGAGCTCAAAAAAGAGTTTATTTTTATCACGGAAGGGCATGACCATAAACTTGATTCTGGTGATATTTTAGTTGTAATCGGTCAAAGTGCAGAGATTGAGCGTTTTAAGATGGATTATCAGCTATAA